The nucleotide window GCACTGCTTGAGCCACCCATTGCGCCGCTATCGGCGGCGACAACGCGGTAATCTAGGCCAATCCGTCCAAAGATGGCATGGTAAGCGTTTTTCATCTGCTCGTAGGTCTTTAGCGCGGCTTCTTCGCTCACATCGAAAGAATAAGCATCTTTCATGAGAAACTCGCGACAACGCAAAAGACCTGCGCGGGGACGTGGCTCATCACGGTATTTCATTTGAATTTGATAGAGTGTAGTAGGCAGCTGTTTGTAGCTTTTGATCTCACGCCGGGCCAAATCGGTGATGATTTCTTCGTGAGTTGGTGCGAGCATGTAGTCTGCTTTGTGCCTGTCTTTGATGCGAAACAAGGTCTCGCCGAAACTTTCCCAACGTCCTGTTTCTTGAAAATGCTCAGCAGGCACAAGTGCAGGCATGAGCAGTTCTTGGGCGCCAGCTTTGTTCATCTCATCGCGAACAATCGCGCTGATGTTTTGCAGCACGCGTAACCCTAATGGCAGAAGTTCATAGACACCTGCGCCAACGAGACGCATGTAACCACCGCGCAGCAACAAGATATGCGAAGGCGTTTGAGCGTCTTTGGGCGCTTCTTTAAAGGGTAGGGATGAAAGCTTTTGAATAGCGCATGGTGTTTACTCGGACGAGCCTTGTTTGGGGTCAACTTCGATGTGAAAGTCTTCGATGACGGGATTGCACAGAAGTTTTGTGGACATGGCCTCAAGGCGGTCTTTGAGATCCTTGGCATGACTGCTTTGGAACTCAAGTTCGATAAATTTACCTACTCGAACTGATTCAAGGTCGTCAAAACCAAGACTCTTAAGCGCGCGTCGCACGGCATCGCCTTGCGGGTCGAGCACTTCTTTTTTTAGGGTAACAATGACATTTGCTTTCATGAGGATAGATTCTTTCTTAGGCGGTCGTGGGGCTCTTGTAAATCTGGGATGAAGGCTTGTCCATAGATGCTTTCACAGGCTTGGATGTAGCGTCTGGCGGCTTCGATTCGGACATCATCGGGCAGGGTTGGAACAGCGCCTTCGCCTATAAAGCCCTGCCCTTTAAGCCAAGCACGTAGGTATTCCTTGTCAAAGGACTCCGGCGCCAGCCCAGCTTCTAAGCGTTGCTTGTAGCTTGAAGCGAACCAAAACCGTGATGAATCAGGGGTGTGGACTTCATCGATTAGGACAATCGTTCCGTCACTGGTTTTTCCAAATTCGTATTTTGTGTCGACCAAAATGAGGCCCTGCTTGGCGCAGTGAGCTTGCCCGAAGGCGAACAGGCGATGCGCAAAATCTGCCACCTGATCAAAGTCCTTGGCGCCAATTACATTTGCTTTGAGCAATTCTTCTCGGCTTACGCTTTGATCGTGACCACCGTGTTCTGCTTTTGTGCTGGGTGTGAGGATCGCTTTAGGAAGTGGCCCGTTGTGCACTAAGCCATCAGGAAGCGTGTGGCCGCAAAAGATGCGCTCACCCTTTTCGTAGTGGGTCCAAACGCTTGTGCTAGTCACGCCTGTCAAATACGCTCGCATGACAAACTCAACCGGCAAAGGTGTGCATTCGATGACTTTCATGGCAGCAGGATCGACGCGTTCTAGAAAATGATTGGGCACCAAATCTTTACTTTGCTCGAACCACCAGGCAGCCAGTTGGTTTAGAACTTGCCCCTTAAATGGTAGTGTTCCGATGCTGCGATCAAAAGCGCTGATGCGATCGGTGGTGACGATGAGGCGAGTGCCATCACTTAGGCTGTAGCTGTCACGAACCTTGCCTTCTTGTTTTGTTCCCAGCCAATCAAGGTCTGTGCTGTTAAGGCACAGATGAAGTCCCTGCTGAAGCGTTTGCTGGTTTACTGTCACGATGGGGTCTGCTCGAGTGCGCGATCAATAATGGTGTCAACGTGGCTTAGGACATGTTGTAGGTCAAACTGGGCTTCAATGTCGGTTTCGGAGAGTTTTGATCGAATGTCTTTGTCCTGAAGAATTAGATCTTTGAACGAAGCTTCTCCTGAAAAGGCGCGCATGGCATTTCGCTGCACAAGCACGTAGCCTTCTTGGCGCGGCAAGCCTTGCTCGACCAAACGAAGTAAAAGACCTTCGCTTGCCCAAAGCGAGCCTGTGCGGTCGAGGTTTTGCTTTAGATGTTCGGGATACACCACAAGATTAGCCATCATGCGGTTAACGCGATCGAGCATGAAAGCAAGTGTGGTGGTGGCATCAGGCAACAGCATGCGTTCAACGGAAGAATGCGAGATGTCACGCTCGTGCCACAGCGCGATGTTTTCCAGAGCTGGCGTGACAGCTGCGCGCACGATGCGAGCAAGGCCGCAAAGGTTTTCGCTGGCAATGGGATTACGCTTGTGCGGCATCGCGCTTGAGCCTTTTTGCCCTTTGCTAAACGCTTCTTCGGCCTCGGCCACTTCAGTGCGCTGCCAGTGCCGCACGTTGGTTGCGAGGCGCTCGATGGCAGCGGCCATCAGTGCCATAGCGGAAAAGAAGCTTGCGTGTCTGTCGCGCGCTACGACTTGCGTTGAAACTGTTTCAGGCGCAAGACCAAGCGCTGCTAAAGCTTCCTTTTCAATGCTTGGAGTAAGATGACTGTAGCTGCCTACGGCTCCTGCAATTTTGCCGACTGCGATTTCTTTTCGAGCGCTGCGAAGGCGTTCGCAGGCGCGATAGATCTCAGAATAGTGCCCTGCTAGACACAAGCCAAAGGTAAGAGGTTCAGCGTGGATGCCGTGGGAGCGACCTATCATGGGCGTATGTCGGTGCTCTTCGATGCGGACGCGCAATGCTTTGAGAAAGTCTTCGCTGCGCTTGATAAGGGCATCGCAGGCTTTGACCATGAGCAAGGCAAGAGAGCTATCAAGTACGTCTGATGAGGTCATGCCTCGATGAAGCCAGCGCGCGGGGCTGCCGCCCAGCTCTTCGATATGTGTTAAAAACGCAATCACGTCGTGTCGAGTGCTCGTTTCTATCTCATCGATGCGTTCGGGTTTGATTTTATCGCGCAAGTTAGCGAGGGAAACTGCCGTGCCTTTCGGAACAAGCTTTGCGTTTTCCATAGCGCGGCATGCAGCAAGCTCGACGTCGAACCAAGCTTGGTACTTGGCTAACGGCTGCCAAAGTTCATCAAAATCTGCGGGAGTATAACGAGGAATCATAATGTGGGCCTGACCCTAGCAAGGCCTTTGCGCCGCGCCAAGTGATATCAATAGCGAGAAAAATAGGGCTTTTGATTATGGTGGGAACCAGTAGCGGTACTATGGCGTACAGATGCCCATAATCTTAGCGCCTACACCCCAGCCGGTGCCATCAAGGTTTTGGGCAGTGTAGCCGACCATGTAGGTACCGTTTGCAAGCGTGGTTAGCATCGTGCCGCCTTGTATACCTAGGGTCGTATCGTTGATTTGAAGTTCGCCGCCGTTCTTGAGTCCAGCATTGTCGAAGCTCTGGGCATAGATACCGTAGTCACTGCCGTCTTGCAGATAACTTTGCCAGCTCACTACGAAGCCACCACCATCGAAGGCCGCAACGGAAGGATAAACCTGATGATTGTTGGTTTCAGTGTTGACGAGAATTTCACCGCCTAGCTTGCTTGGTGGATTGGTGGAGGGATCAAAAATCTGGGCATACACACCGTAGTTTGATCCGTCCTGATTATTGCTCGACCACACAACCACGAAGTTTCCGTTGCTTAACGAAGCTACGGGATCAAAGTTGGCCATGTTGTCATTTGCATCGGTAAATTTCTGTTGATCTGCCGTCGTTGTATTGACCATAAACTGAGCGCTCACGGCGGTTCCACTCGTGTCATAGACGCGGCCATAAATTTCAAAGTTACTAAAGCTGCCATCGTCTTGCTGCCAAACAACAACGAGATCTCCAGTTGAAAGCCGCTCAACGCCGACACCGCCTTCGACCGAGAAGGCTCCACTGTTAACGCGTACTGGTGTGCCAATCGTTGTTCCCGATGCATCGTAGCGTTGGAACAACACTTCATACCAAGAACGCGTGTAAGCCACCATCCAGTCGTCGCTGCCATTGAGTAGCGTTCCTGCCGGGAAAAATTGGTTGTTCGCATTCGGGTCCACGATGAAAGATGCTCCGTTGGGTGTAAAATCGGCATTGAATAGTCTAGCGCGTATGCCGAAGCTGCCATTGCCTTGCAGATCCCAGCCATACCAAGTGACTACAAATCTTCCATTGTTGAGTGGAATGATGCTTTGTGAACTAGCAACCTCCTCGGCATCTTGGATTACGTTTGCTCCACCTATCGTGTTACCGAGCGCATCATAGTGGGTCACGTACAGGAGTTCTCCCCACGATGCACCGGAAGCATGGACTTCTGCCACGGTTCCGTCCGAGAGTCGTGCCGCTGTAAAGCCAAAATCGTCGATCGGGGTGTAGTTGTTCACCACAAACTCGGTTCCGGTAGCTGGGCACT belongs to Myxococcales bacterium and includes:
- a CDS encoding adenylosuccinate lyase; this encodes MIPRYTPADFDELWQPLAKYQAWFDVELAACRAMENAKLVPKGTAVSLANLRDKIKPERIDEIETSTRHDVIAFLTHIEELGGSPARWLHRGMTSSDVLDSSLALLMVKACDALIKRSEDFLKALRVRIEEHRHTPMIGRSHGIHAEPLTFGLCLAGHYSEIYRACERLRSARKEIAVGKIAGAVGSYSHLTPSIEKEALAALGLAPETVSTQVVARDRHASFFSAMALMAAAIERLATNVRHWQRTEVAEAEEAFSKGQKGSSAMPHKRNPIASENLCGLARIVRAAVTPALENIALWHERDISHSSVERMLLPDATTTLAFMLDRVNRMMANLVVYPEHLKQNLDRTGSLWASEGLLLRLVEQGLPRQEGYVLVQRNAMRAFSGEASFKDLILQDKDIRSKLSETDIEAQFDLQHVLSHVDTIIDRALEQTPS
- the purS gene encoding phosphoribosylformylglycinamidine synthase subunit PurS; protein product: MKANVIVTLKKEVLDPQGDAVRRALKSLGFDDLESVRVGKFIELEFQSSHAKDLKDRLEAMSTKLLCNPVIEDFHIEVDPKQGSSE
- a CDS encoding phosphoribosylaminoimidazolesuccinocarboxamide synthase, which codes for MTVNQQTLQQGLHLCLNSTDLDWLGTKQEGKVRDSYSLSDGTRLIVTTDRISAFDRSIGTLPFKGQVLNQLAAWWFEQSKDLVPNHFLERVDPAAMKVIECTPLPVEFVMRAYLTGVTSTSVWTHYEKGERIFCGHTLPDGLVHNGPLPKAILTPSTKAEHGGHDQSVSREELLKANVIGAKDFDQVADFAHRLFAFGQAHCAKQGLILVDTKYEFGKTSDGTIVLIDEVHTPDSSRFWFASSYKQRLEAGLAPESFDKEYLRAWLKGQGFIGEGAVPTLPDDVRIEAARRYIQACESIYGQAFIPDLQEPHDRLRKNLSS